The proteins below are encoded in one region of Sulfolobus islandicus Y.N.15.51:
- a CDS encoding PH domain-containing protein translates to MEEKSLVGCTKPTGRRLLVEGTIILVIFSLSLEITSIINYLIFVGIWYAILFIIIAWFKSHTYCISEKEIIIKSFLGKKVVKAENFKETFISQGPIAKKLNCGSIYIILKNGKATILYDIKNPEKFLERIQNSRP, encoded by the coding sequence ATGGAAGAAAAGTCGCTTGTTGGTTGTACGAAACCAACTGGAAGAAGGCTTCTAGTTGAGGGAACTATTATACTTGTGATTTTTTCTTTATCCTTGGAGATAACTAGCATAATTAATTATCTTATTTTCGTTGGAATATGGTACGCTATATTATTTATTATAATTGCGTGGTTTAAGAGCCATACTTACTGTATCTCGGAAAAAGAGATAATAATAAAATCATTCTTAGGTAAAAAAGTAGTCAAAGCAGAAAATTTTAAAGAAACATTTATATCACAGGGACCTATAGCGAAGAAATTAAATTGTGGCTCAATTTACATTATATTAAAAAACGGAAAGGCCACAATCTTATATGATATAAAAAACCCAGAAAAATTCCTTGAAAGAATTCAGAATTCCCGCCCTTAA
- a CDS encoding DUF5752 family protein, with translation MMDLDSKGKGTPFIFYAAYYPPLYSKLKAKTLRELVEGIKKADKYMLFYHVFHPIFSSHLIPEEYSNDFAHWIAESLGDKELAELVSDIPGAEPRTIEDIRNDLIEILKPRVDERRGIENFVFVSCMPIVYKTNYIANTLAEFLDLIQTISGGALVWHFVSKRVLGISKRNDFSEWLDSNFGLSELAEKLSKIDPQTYIDEEVLRRDIIRVLERWLLR, from the coding sequence ATGATGGATCTAGACTCAAAAGGTAAAGGAACACCTTTTATCTTTTACGCTGCTTACTATCCTCCACTTTATTCTAAACTTAAAGCCAAAACTTTAAGGGAACTAGTTGAGGGTATCAAGAAAGCTGACAAGTATATGTTATTTTACCACGTTTTCCACCCAATTTTTAGTTCTCATCTTATACCAGAAGAGTATTCTAACGATTTCGCACACTGGATAGCTGAGAGTTTAGGAGATAAAGAATTAGCCGAATTGGTTTCTGACATACCTGGTGCTGAGCCTAGAACTATAGAAGATATTAGAAATGATTTGATAGAAATCCTGAAACCAAGAGTAGATGAGAGAAGGGGAATAGAGAACTTTGTGTTTGTTTCATGTATGCCAATAGTATACAAGACAAATTACATTGCAAATACTCTTGCAGAGTTCTTAGATTTAATACAGACAATATCCGGTGGAGCATTGGTTTGGCATTTTGTAAGCAAAAGAGTACTTGGAATTTCAAAGAGAAATGATTTTTCAGAATGGCTAGATTCTAATTTTGGACTCTCAGAACTAGCTGAGAAATTAAGCAAGATTGACCCACAAACCTATATTGATGAGGAAGTGCTTAGGAGAGACATAATTAGAGTATTAGAAAGGTGGTTATTAAGATGA
- a CDS encoding ABC transporter permease, with amino-acid sequence MSENSGIRFMLKALIRDKAGLLGLIIVSLFLLWSLIQGILEILSSYLRKQYLGYILLPHNPYQYNLQLAFHPPSSTFLLGTNAEGEDIFSRILYALPRDAFVAIVVVFSAIIIGGILGILAGYLGGIIDEILMRVTDAFLSLPALILVIAITVPLKATFLATILGLAIVWWPTYARFYRAQTLRIKNMDYISAAKLSGVSRISLFYRYIFLNSVDPVLAYAALDFGNVILTYSTLAFLGIGITPPIPELGEMAANGVTGLPQYWWWALFPGLTILIIVIGFVLLGDRLQDVVAGRIAY; translated from the coding sequence TTGAGTGAAAATTCTGGAATTAGGTTCATGCTAAAGGCTTTAATTAGAGATAAGGCTGGATTATTGGGCTTAATAATAGTAAGCCTATTTCTACTGTGGTCTTTAATACAAGGAATATTAGAGATATTGTCCAGTTATCTTAGGAAACAGTATTTAGGTTATATACTCCTTCCTCATAATCCATATCAATATAATTTGCAGTTAGCCTTCCATCCTCCTTCGTCCACCTTTCTTTTAGGTACTAATGCAGAAGGAGAGGACATTTTTTCAAGAATTTTATATGCACTACCCAGAGATGCATTCGTGGCCATAGTAGTAGTGTTTTCAGCAATAATCATAGGAGGAATACTAGGAATACTTGCAGGCTATCTAGGTGGTATAATAGATGAAATCTTAATGAGAGTTACAGATGCCTTTCTATCCTTACCGGCATTAATATTAGTTATTGCAATAACTGTGCCATTGAAAGCTACGTTCTTAGCTACCATATTAGGCTTGGCAATAGTATGGTGGCCAACCTATGCTAGATTTTATAGAGCCCAAACGTTAAGGATAAAGAATATGGATTATATTTCTGCAGCTAAATTAAGTGGAGTCTCTCGAATATCATTGTTCTATAGATATATCTTTCTAAATTCCGTAGATCCAGTATTAGCATATGCCGCATTAGACTTCGGTAACGTAATATTAACTTACTCAACCTTAGCGTTCTTAGGAATAGGTATAACACCTCCAATCCCGGAGTTAGGAGAAATGGCAGCAAACGGTGTTACTGGGTTACCCCAATATTGGTGGTGGGCGCTATTTCCAGGGTTAACTATTCTAATTATTGTTATAGGGTTCGTGTTGCTAGGTGATAGATTGCAGGATGTGGTAGCTGGAAGAATAGCCTATTAG
- a CDS encoding S1C family serine protease, with the protein MYEDLVEKVTPSVVTIITKQIALDQFFMPQVAEGIGSGYSIGKNVLITSYHVISNSEEIVVISEDGFREEAQVVAINPYHDLAMLSTTLNLPSLKFAKEYKTGEVVLAVGNPLGLYSVSMGIISSEERAIMTPNGLPIYVIQTDAAVNPGNSGGPLINTKGEVVGTVTAMIREAQNIGFAIPSKLIDSFVKNVMKFGRYIRPYIGVGVIKLNKALATYLGVRKQSGLLVMNIDPNGSAYKYGIRRGDIILKVNNQEVKSPIDLLAILEEMVGSEVNVKMLRDSREIDLSIPVPGIST; encoded by the coding sequence ATGTATGAGGATTTAGTAGAAAAAGTAACTCCATCAGTGGTCACCATAATAACGAAGCAGATTGCTCTAGACCAGTTTTTTATGCCTCAAGTTGCTGAAGGTATAGGATCCGGCTACTCTATAGGGAAAAATGTTCTAATAACATCTTATCACGTTATATCAAATTCTGAAGAGATAGTAGTAATATCTGAAGATGGATTCAGAGAGGAAGCGCAAGTAGTTGCCATAAATCCCTATCATGATTTAGCAATGTTAAGCACTACACTAAACTTGCCTAGTTTGAAATTTGCTAAGGAATACAAAACTGGAGAGGTAGTATTAGCAGTGGGAAATCCTTTGGGTTTATACAGTGTGAGCATGGGAATAATCAGCAGTGAAGAAAGGGCTATAATGACACCTAATGGTCTTCCTATATATGTGATTCAAACAGATGCCGCCGTTAACCCTGGCAATAGTGGAGGGCCTCTTATAAATACCAAAGGTGAGGTCGTGGGTACTGTTACTGCCATGATAAGAGAAGCTCAGAATATAGGTTTTGCAATACCGTCTAAACTTATTGATAGCTTCGTAAAAAACGTCATGAAGTTTGGCAGATATATAAGACCTTATATAGGAGTTGGAGTAATAAAGTTAAACAAAGCATTAGCGACGTATCTGGGAGTAAGGAAACAAAGTGGTTTACTTGTAATGAACATAGATCCAAATGGAAGTGCCTATAAATATGGCATAAGACGAGGTGACATTATACTAAAAGTCAATAACCAAGAAGTTAAATCTCCTATAGATTTACTAGCAATACTGGAAGAGATGGTTGGTTCAGAAGTTAATGTAAAAATGCTAAGGGATTCTAGGGAGATTGATCTTTCTATACCAGTTCCTGGAATATCTACTTAA
- a CDS encoding ABC transporter substrate-binding protein, translating into MSSLKGLAFLLVILTSMIIPSLFFLQTSAQTSLTISPSNSSILVDVSQVAPPDALDPATGFYVQDGPLYQAIFQELVEYNGSNYLQVVPVIAQNWSTTNYENWTFYIRHGVYFPDGVQVNASTVWFSFYRIILMGQGPGVANYIELLFNSTQYGQTGYALPWGVAAAIQNVTGLPTTKNATLAAKVLASILSHFNAANTTIQKIMEYPYQAVVVEGPYKVKISTLEPYRYFLLDIASWWGAIVNPVFIDEHGGVQPNTPNSYINDNGMEGTGPYVIKSVGPSLSEIVLVKNPNYWANNLSNIPVVAQPGHIPVIDIKYGLSHNARVEDFATNQAQISYVSLPFLQQIYSAYQYNKYVSFNQIFVNLGYEAAVFYIAMNTQIFPTNITAFRQAIVHAINYTAELDVFKFQNQTLAIEYLGPISPVFPLYNEVMQLDKLHPYTYNLSLALHYLNEAGYEGHFYVVLPNGTTIGDTNGKQLSTLTIYALAPVNELEQEQLTIVQDSLQKIGISTSIQYVLPSVTDNWITPNGTPALIDLGWFPDWPDPIFQELMAQTDVLYGGISGDLAWVNISTLQQIYENLSFLTNQTQQTLEVAKVYQILYQEAPYAWLPNPVVYYFVQPYVKGFVYNPFIGYYYNLMYYQPYTVTISTSTSITSSTTTTTTSSSPSTLIYATIGIVVVIVIIVVAIVLLRGRGRGGGPGF; encoded by the coding sequence ATGTCTAGCCTAAAGGGTTTAGCTTTTTTATTAGTAATTTTAACAAGCATGATTATACCATCACTATTTTTCTTACAAACTTCAGCACAAACATCACTCACAATATCTCCATCAAACTCATCTATACTTGTCGACGTTTCCCAAGTAGCGCCTCCAGATGCACTTGACCCAGCGACTGGGTTTTACGTTCAAGATGGACCATTATATCAAGCAATCTTTCAAGAGCTAGTGGAATATAACGGTTCGAATTACTTACAAGTTGTCCCAGTTATAGCCCAGAACTGGTCAACAACAAACTATGAGAACTGGACATTCTACATCAGACATGGAGTATACTTTCCAGATGGAGTACAAGTAAATGCTAGTACTGTTTGGTTCTCTTTTTACAGGATTATACTAATGGGACAAGGTCCTGGTGTGGCTAACTATATTGAACTATTATTCAATTCAACTCAGTATGGGCAGACTGGATATGCCTTACCGTGGGGTGTCGCAGCAGCAATACAAAATGTTACTGGATTACCAACTACTAAGAACGCAACGCTAGCTGCGAAGGTACTTGCATCGATACTATCCCATTTCAACGCTGCAAACACTACAATACAGAAAATCATGGAATACCCGTATCAAGCAGTAGTGGTTGAGGGGCCTTATAAGGTTAAGATAAGTACACTTGAACCCTATAGGTATTTCCTATTAGATATAGCTAGCTGGTGGGGAGCGATAGTTAATCCAGTCTTTATTGATGAACATGGCGGAGTTCAACCAAATACTCCTAACTCATATATTAATGATAATGGCATGGAAGGGACTGGTCCCTATGTGATCAAAAGTGTGGGACCTAGTTTATCTGAAATTGTATTAGTGAAGAATCCAAACTACTGGGCTAACAATTTATCTAACATACCAGTTGTAGCTCAACCTGGACATATACCAGTTATTGACATAAAATACGGATTAAGCCACAACGCTAGAGTGGAAGATTTTGCAACGAATCAAGCCCAAATTTCATATGTTAGCTTACCATTCCTACAGCAGATATACTCTGCATATCAGTATAATAAATATGTAAGTTTCAATCAAATATTTGTGAATTTAGGTTATGAGGCAGCAGTATTCTATATCGCAATGAATACACAAATCTTCCCTACTAACATTACTGCATTTAGACAAGCAATAGTTCACGCTATAAACTATACTGCAGAGTTAGATGTATTCAAATTCCAAAATCAAACACTAGCAATAGAGTATTTAGGTCCAATATCTCCAGTATTCCCACTGTATAATGAAGTTATGCAATTAGATAAATTACATCCCTACACCTATAACTTATCCTTAGCCTTACACTACCTGAATGAAGCTGGATACGAGGGACACTTCTATGTTGTGTTGCCTAATGGAACTACGATAGGTGATACCAATGGTAAGCAATTAAGCACATTAACTATATATGCTTTAGCACCTGTGAATGAGTTAGAGCAAGAGCAATTAACAATAGTTCAGGATAGTTTACAAAAGATAGGGATTTCAACATCAATACAATATGTCTTACCTTCCGTAACCGATAACTGGATAACACCAAATGGTACACCAGCGCTAATAGATTTAGGGTGGTTCCCAGATTGGCCAGATCCGATTTTCCAAGAATTAATGGCACAAACTGATGTATTATATGGTGGAATATCTGGAGATTTAGCTTGGGTTAATATTTCAACATTACAGCAAATATATGAGAATTTATCATTCTTAACAAATCAGACACAACAAACTTTAGAGGTTGCTAAAGTATATCAAATATTGTATCAAGAAGCGCCATACGCTTGGTTACCAAATCCTGTAGTATATTACTTTGTCCAGCCTTATGTGAAAGGATTTGTATACAACCCATTTATAGGCTATTACTATAACTTAATGTACTATCAACCATACACTGTAACCATATCAACTTCAACTAGCATAACCTCTTCTACTACAACAACAACTACCTCATCTTCACCATCCACACTAATTTATGCAACAATAGGAATAGTAGTCGTGATAGTTATAATAGTAGTTGCGATAGTCCTCTTAAGAGGAAGAGGTAGAGGAGGAGGCCCAGGATTTTAA
- a CDS encoding glycosyltransferase, whose translation MIEKYVEFIGEHELDAIFKIAEKIKDLSILHVNSTKAGGGVAEILNRMLPLMKELGLNVDWKVIKGDSEFFNVTKSFHNSLQNGTGNIPEEYFKIYDKWQEINLSEIPLDYDIIFIHDPQPAGLIKFKKGNNKWIWRCHIDISNPYPSVWNFLQKYISQYDSMIISVPSFGRDNIEIPQFIVPPSIDPLSVKNRDIAETTVFRILYKFGINLEKPLITQVSRFDYAKDPLGVIQAYKLAKRHVDIQLLYVGSPATDDPEGEKVYNEVVKASEGHKDIHLLMLPPYSDLEINAFQTASTVVMQKSIKEGFGLTVSEAMWKRKPVIGGNTGGIPLQVINGITGFLVNSPQGAAHYIIYLIRNEEIRKRLGINAREHVRRNFLITRELRDYLMTMAYVANRHNS comes from the coding sequence ATGATAGAGAAATACGTAGAATTTATAGGAGAGCATGAGCTCGATGCTATCTTTAAGATAGCTGAAAAGATCAAGGATCTATCAATACTTCACGTAAACTCCACTAAGGCAGGAGGAGGAGTAGCTGAGATATTAAATAGAATGTTGCCTTTAATGAAAGAATTAGGTCTCAATGTTGATTGGAAAGTAATAAAAGGGGATAGTGAATTCTTTAACGTAACCAAATCCTTTCATAATTCACTACAAAATGGAACTGGGAACATACCAGAGGAATACTTTAAAATTTACGATAAATGGCAAGAGATAAACCTATCTGAAATTCCATTAGATTACGATATAATTTTTATACACGACCCTCAGCCTGCGGGGCTTATAAAATTCAAAAAAGGTAATAATAAGTGGATTTGGAGATGTCACATTGATATTTCAAATCCTTATCCATCAGTATGGAACTTCTTACAGAAGTATATTTCACAATATGATAGCATGATAATCTCAGTTCCCTCGTTTGGGAGAGATAATATCGAGATTCCGCAATTCATAGTTCCCCCATCAATAGACCCATTAAGTGTAAAGAATAGGGATATCGCTGAGACTACTGTATTCAGAATATTATATAAGTTTGGTATTAATCTTGAAAAACCATTAATAACCCAAGTATCGAGATTTGACTACGCTAAAGATCCTTTAGGCGTTATACAAGCTTATAAGTTAGCCAAAAGGCATGTAGACATACAATTACTATACGTAGGAAGTCCAGCTACCGATGATCCAGAAGGTGAAAAGGTTTACAATGAAGTAGTTAAGGCTTCCGAGGGACATAAAGATATACATCTCCTAATGTTACCACCATACAGCGATTTAGAAATAAATGCATTTCAAACAGCATCTACGGTAGTTATGCAGAAGTCTATAAAAGAAGGTTTTGGTCTAACTGTAAGTGAGGCGATGTGGAAAAGAAAACCGGTAATAGGAGGAAATACTGGTGGAATTCCTTTACAAGTGATAAATGGAATTACTGGTTTCCTAGTCAATAGCCCACAAGGAGCAGCACACTACATAATATACTTAATTAGAAATGAGGAGATAAGGAAGAGACTCGGTATTAACGCTAGGGAACACGTAAGGAGGAATTTCCTCATAACTAGAGAATTGAGGGACTATCTAATGACAATGGCCTATGTAGCTAACAGACACAACTCTTAA
- a CDS encoding ABC transporter ATP-binding protein, translating to MVLLQIRNLNVYYNTIISWIKVLSDVNLDVEKGEIVGVVGESGSGKSTLGHAISRILPPNARIQGDIIIDGVNLAKLKDNELQKYRGTWVFMIFQNPLNSLNPVKKVGHQLLEAVKIRYQRDGKKVEEESLMKDVIEVLKDLRLPDPYSIIDRYPHQLSGGQVQRIVISMALLLKPKLLITDEPTSALDVTIQAQVVNLFKQLNKEINTSIIFITHDISLAYVVSDRIVVMYAGRIMEDGKVEEVLKSPMHPYTQGLVASIPTGDKNQKLTAIPSNPPSFFALPTGCKFSNRCSKVFDVCRKKEPSIIEKNGRKIRCWLYE from the coding sequence ATGGTATTGCTTCAGATTAGAAACTTAAACGTTTATTATAATACAATAATAAGTTGGATTAAAGTATTAAGTGATGTAAATCTAGATGTAGAAAAAGGGGAAATAGTAGGAGTTGTTGGAGAAAGCGGTTCTGGGAAATCCACATTAGGTCACGCAATCTCCAGAATCCTACCTCCGAATGCGAGAATTCAAGGCGATATCATAATAGATGGAGTTAATTTAGCTAAGTTAAAAGACAATGAATTGCAGAAATATAGAGGAACATGGGTTTTCATGATATTTCAAAATCCATTAAACAGCTTGAATCCAGTAAAGAAGGTAGGTCATCAGCTATTAGAAGCTGTTAAAATAAGGTATCAAAGAGATGGAAAGAAAGTAGAAGAAGAAAGTTTAATGAAAGATGTTATTGAAGTTCTCAAAGATTTAAGACTTCCAGATCCTTATTCCATTATTGATCGATACCCTCATCAACTCTCAGGTGGACAAGTTCAAAGAATAGTTATTTCAATGGCTTTATTACTAAAGCCCAAATTGCTCATAACTGATGAACCAACATCTGCATTGGACGTTACAATACAAGCGCAAGTGGTTAATCTATTTAAACAATTAAATAAAGAAATAAATACAAGCATAATCTTTATAACCCATGATATTTCCTTAGCTTACGTAGTTTCGGATAGAATAGTAGTAATGTATGCTGGAAGAATTATGGAGGATGGAAAAGTTGAAGAAGTCTTAAAATCGCCAATGCACCCATATACACAAGGGTTAGTGGCAAGTATACCAACTGGAGATAAAAATCAAAAGTTAACTGCAATTCCAAGTAACCCGCCATCGTTTTTTGCATTACCTACTGGATGTAAGTTTAGTAATAGATGCAGTAAAGTTTTTGATGTTTGTAGGAAGAAAGAGCCCAGTATTATTGAGAAAAATGGAAGAAAAATAAGGTGTTGGTTATATGAGTGA
- a CDS encoding peroxiredoxin → MVEIGQKAPELELVDTDLKKVKIPSDFKGKVVVLAFYPAAFTSVCTKEMCTFRDSMAKFNEVNAVVIGVSVDPPFSNKAFKEQNKLNFTIVSDFNREAVKAYGVAGELPILKGYVLAKRSVFVIDKNGIIRYKWVSEDPTKEPNYDEIKDVISKLS, encoded by the coding sequence ATGGTAGAAATAGGACAGAAAGCTCCGGAATTAGAATTAGTAGATACAGATTTGAAAAAAGTTAAAATACCATCTGATTTCAAAGGTAAAGTAGTAGTCCTAGCATTTTACCCAGCAGCGTTTACTTCAGTTTGTACGAAAGAAATGTGTACTTTTAGAGACTCTATGGCTAAATTTAACGAAGTTAATGCAGTAGTTATAGGAGTTAGTGTAGATCCGCCATTTAGTAATAAGGCGTTTAAGGAGCAGAATAAGCTAAATTTCACTATTGTTAGTGATTTTAATAGGGAAGCTGTAAAAGCCTATGGTGTAGCTGGTGAATTGCCAATCCTAAAGGGATATGTACTCGCTAAGAGATCAGTATTCGTAATTGACAAAAACGGTATAATAAGGTATAAGTGGGTTTCCGAAGATCCAACAAAGGAACCAAACTACGATGAGATAAAAGACGTTATATCTAAATTATCTTAA
- a CDS encoding DUF4382 domain-containing protein produces the protein MNKGIIGIVIVLLVLVSGIYYGYYYFTTGVVNVYVQDPPTTQGYKIYLTISSIMLHKVNASNDSWITISNKTITILLTSNMTFLASSRIPSGEYNEIFLEISAAQVQLGNINISAKIPSGVFKIHIINGMDLKGGSSQSLLISFPHITYTNGQIIISPSITAEVIS, from the coding sequence ATGAATAAGGGGATAATAGGTATCGTAATAGTGTTATTAGTATTAGTTAGTGGAATATACTACGGTTACTATTACTTTACTACTGGAGTTGTAAATGTATACGTCCAAGATCCTCCAACCACTCAAGGATATAAAATATACTTAACCATCTCTTCCATTATGCTACATAAAGTTAATGCTAGTAATGACTCTTGGATAACAATTTCCAATAAGACAATTACTATACTATTAACTTCTAATATGACATTTCTAGCCTCTTCTAGAATACCTTCTGGGGAATACAATGAGATATTTCTAGAGATATCTGCGGCTCAAGTTCAACTTGGAAATATCAATATCTCAGCGAAAATACCTAGCGGAGTATTTAAAATACATATTATAAACGGTATGGATCTAAAAGGAGGTTCTTCACAATCGCTACTGATAAGCTTTCCTCATATAACCTATACCAATGGACAAATAATAATAAGTCCTTCAATTACTGCTGAAGTTATTAGCTAA
- a CDS encoding ABC transporter permease: protein MSINTVFFIIRRIINAFITLLLLIILVFIMIHIIAPNPLALARLYTGPHATYTELEQVAKQYGLDQPLYIQIINYIINVLHGNLGIDPTYKVPVVTLIGKYLPRTLELVIPATILSVVIGLFTGAIAASNRNKPLDYLVRGVYLVTWASPPFLIAVILQLVIAYYLRLLPPTGTVNPVLTPPKPITPFPLLNAMLAGDWPYFSSLVHHMVLPVIAIALVSFGIVTRIARASMLDYMESDFAKLSLMKGLSRRKVVYGVVLRNASIPLVTLIALLFGYSVAGAVVIEDIFQYHGMGYFITQAIESLDYTSILGTTVIVGIAIIIANLVADILYGVLDPRVRIVE from the coding sequence ATGTCCATAAATACTGTCTTCTTTATTATAAGAAGGATCATTAATGCTTTCATTACCTTACTATTACTAATTATATTAGTTTTTATTATGATACATATCATAGCACCAAATCCTTTAGCCTTGGCAAGGCTATATACTGGACCACATGCAACTTATACAGAGTTAGAACAAGTAGCGAAACAATACGGACTAGATCAGCCTCTTTATATCCAAATAATTAACTACATAATTAATGTATTGCATGGAAATTTAGGTATAGATCCAACATATAAGGTACCAGTAGTAACGCTTATCGGTAAATATTTGCCAAGAACTCTAGAATTGGTAATACCAGCAACAATACTTTCCGTAGTTATTGGCTTATTCACTGGTGCTATAGCAGCATCAAACAGGAATAAACCACTGGATTATCTAGTCCGTGGCGTTTACTTAGTTACTTGGGCATCTCCGCCATTCTTAATCGCTGTTATATTACAATTAGTGATAGCGTATTATCTCAGATTATTACCTCCTACCGGTACTGTTAATCCCGTTCTTACTCCACCAAAGCCTATAACACCTTTTCCTTTGCTAAACGCAATGTTAGCAGGAGATTGGCCTTATTTTTCTAGTCTAGTTCACCATATGGTCTTACCAGTTATAGCAATAGCATTAGTCAGTTTTGGAATAGTGACCCGAATAGCCAGAGCTTCAATGCTAGACTATATGGAGTCTGATTTCGCTAAACTTAGTCTTATGAAAGGGCTAAGTAGAAGAAAAGTGGTATATGGTGTGGTTCTAAGAAATGCTTCAATACCATTAGTAACCTTAATTGCGTTGCTTTTCGGATACTCGGTAGCGGGAGCAGTTGTAATTGAGGATATATTCCAATATCATGGAATGGGGTATTTCATTACTCAGGCTATAGAAAGTCTAGATTACACGTCAATTTTGGGAACAACAGTAATTGTAGGAATTGCTATAATTATAGCAAATCTAGTTGCAGATATACTTTATGGGGTTCTAGATCCAAGGGTGAGGATAGTTGAGTGA
- a CDS encoding ABC transporter ATP-binding protein, giving the protein MSDNVLYKAVNINKYYLAKKRGILESLAREPPIYVRALDNVSVEIRRGEVLGVVGESGSGKTTLGKVLATLEKPTSGNLFFMGMEVNGHNVNHVRKHIHMVFQNPMTSINPRMKVKDIVKEAMKEKREERIKKVLEEVGLDYNYVKDKYPRELSGGQTQRVAIARALAKEPDFLILDEPTSALDASVQAQILNLLVDLQKERKLTYLFITHNIAVARYISDRVIIMYAGKIVEEGNTKEVISEPMHPYTQSLLSSVPELGKKELKPPSGEVPSLINPPSGCRFNPRCPFAMPICKEKEPPLVEINGRKVACWLYETNWKKASS; this is encoded by the coding sequence ATGAGTGATAATGTACTTTACAAGGCAGTCAATATAAACAAATACTATCTTGCAAAGAAGAGGGGAATACTGGAGTCGTTAGCTAGAGAACCCCCAATATATGTTAGGGCATTAGATAACGTATCCGTGGAAATAAGAAGAGGCGAAGTCTTAGGTGTTGTGGGTGAAAGTGGTTCTGGTAAAACCACATTAGGTAAAGTACTAGCTACACTAGAAAAACCCACTAGTGGAAACCTATTCTTTATGGGAATGGAGGTAAATGGTCATAACGTAAATCATGTTAGAAAGCATATACATATGGTTTTTCAAAATCCTATGACATCCATAAATCCAAGAATGAAAGTCAAGGATATAGTTAAAGAAGCTATGAAGGAGAAAAGGGAAGAAAGAATCAAGAAGGTGTTAGAGGAAGTTGGGCTAGATTATAATTACGTAAAAGATAAGTATCCTAGAGAGCTATCTGGAGGGCAAACACAGAGAGTCGCAATAGCTAGAGCGCTTGCAAAAGAGCCGGATTTTTTAATTCTAGATGAACCAACTTCGGCTTTAGATGCCTCAGTACAAGCGCAAATCCTTAATCTACTTGTAGACTTACAAAAAGAAAGAAAACTCACATACCTCTTCATTACCCATAATATTGCAGTAGCTAGATACATCTCTGATAGAGTCATAATTATGTATGCTGGAAAAATTGTGGAAGAAGGAAATACAAAAGAAGTTATTTCGGAACCAATGCATCCATATACTCAATCACTGCTTAGCTCAGTACCAGAATTGGGAAAGAAGGAGCTTAAACCACCTAGCGGGGAAGTGCCCAGCTTAATAAACCCACCTAGCGGATGCAGATTCAATCCTAGATGTCCTTTTGCTATGCCAATATGTAAGGAAAAGGAACCACCATTGGTGGAAATAAATGGAAGAAAAGTCGCTTGTTGGTTGTACGAAACCAACTGGAAGAAGGCTTCTAGTTGA